Genomic window (Nymphaea colorata isolate Beijing-Zhang1983 chromosome 1, ASM883128v2, whole genome shotgun sequence):
actttTTTGGAACTCAGAGGCTCGATGGGGAGACGACGGCCGGATCTCTATCTCTCTGGTCAAGGCTGGCTGTCCTTGACAGGCATTGCCATCACTCGCCCGCCACAGCTTTtcgcttcttttgtttctcccTTGTTATGATGCCAACCTTCCATTCCCAACAACGTCCCTTTCATCAACACTttggagagagagggattgtctgttttcaaaaattagcaAAAGAAATTCGCTTCTTTCTTGAGAGAAACATCTGGCGCATCTAATGATTCCATTTTGAAGCAGGTCCTCCTGAAAATCCCAGTTAAGAATCAGGCTTTAGTTTCCCCCCAATCAAGGATGGATGGGACGACCTTGAAGCGTTGCAGGAAAGCAGGTTGAATCAGCCGAAACCATCAATCCATTTCATCTTCAGATGTTctggaaaattttcttcttcttaattatTATACATAGAATTTGTCAGAGATTATTTTTAGAATAATGTTTTGCAGGAGCTTGGCTGGCTGCAGAGAAGGAGAAGTGGGGAGTTCCCGGAACGCTGCTCATTTGGGTTGTCGACCCGACCTCCTCTTCTCATGATGTGCTTCACGATCCCCACCGCCGcgaccaccaccaccaccgtcaGACCAGAAgcggccggccggccggccaTAAAGGAAGAAACAGGGAAAGggcagaagaaaaaagagggaaccAATGAGTCAGAGGGATGTTTGTATAAAGGGAATAAAATGATGGCCCCTCGAAAAGACTGTCTTTTTAAGAGCACAAACTCCCAAGTTGAGTGAGTTGAGCCTTTTAGAGGTTGAATGGTATTGCATGGTGAGCAGGCAAAGGGCGTGTGAGGAAGGGAGACGATTCGTGGGAGAAATCATGAAGGGGGAAAGAAtctgatgagagagagagagagaatatgatGGAGTCTGCCATAAAATTGAGCAAAATGTCCACCACCAGAATCATGGCTTCCAGAAGGGCTTATAATTGCCGTCCTTTTTAATActttaaacaaagaaaaagcccATCTGTAATAATTTAGTTTAAAGGAAAAACAGAGACGAAGGTTGGCACTGCGCGTTCAGTAGCATCTCGGTACTGTAATAGTAATCAATACGCGCGCAAGAAACCGGTTCCTGCCTCCTTTTGTCTTAGCTAGAGCCAGACATAGCATCTTCATTttcagagaaaaagagagagaaaatcataattcttcttcttcttgctcctgCAACAGTAACAAACAAGGCTTCCATTAATGGAAGAGTCTGCCACTCAAGAATCAAGATGCAGAGATGGGGAGCGCTTTTCCATGTTGGGTaaagtttctttcttcaattcatGCATTCATCCACTTTACAATATCAAGACCAGCAGAGCATATTAAGAAAAAcgaacataaaaagaaaaaagaacgaagATATTCAAAAACTCGCCCTCCACTGCCGGGATCACCATCTCCCACTCTTCATCCTCCCCCTCCTCCCAAAAAttctcctctttttttccttgctcCTATCTAAATCTatacaagaagaaaagcaagCCCAAAGCTTGCTTCCCCTTTAATCAAAACTTCTAATCAAGAGAAAAGAGTAACAAAGAAAGTAAGCAATCCCGCAAATTGAAcccaaaaaccagaaaaatatgaaaaaaacaaaggatttttACTCTTTCTTCCTAAACTGCGAATCTCGATATATGTTGTTTTTAACGttattctcatttctttttttacgTCGATCTATTCTCTAtgttgactctctctctctgcagcTAGCCATAGCTTGCCAGCCATGTATACATCTTTGGCaataaacaataataataatactaagAAAATACCAAGCGACAACCAAGCAAgcttcctctccctccctcaTCTTCCTGATTCTGCGACGTATCCGGAATGGCGGGGGCCGGTTGcagaggaggtggaggtggcgGAAGAGATGGGGGCTCGGCCATTCTATCTCTCTAGTCTTGTTTCTTTACTCCCCTGCCctctttctgttcttttttttttgccttaatGGGGAGGAGGTTGGCTATTGTTTTGTGTGGTCTACCGCTGCCGCCGGGTGCAGATGTCGAGGAGCTTCTTCCTGCCCTCGACGATCTCGTCGAAGAAGTCGTCCAGCTGCGCCACCACGGCCTCCAGCCCGGCCTTGAACGACCCGAAGCACTCCCTGAGCGTCTCTACCTTCTCGGAGACGGCCGACACCGCCGTATCGGCTTTCCCCTGAGCCCGCAGGTCCAACAGCGCCCAGATGTCGTCCATCACCGCCTGAGATCGCCTCAGCTCGTAGAGGAGGATCGCCGGCGGCCTCGCTCCTCCACCGCCGCCGATGCGCTCGATCTCTGCCGCCGCCCGGCGGTGAAGCCCCGAACCGAAGCAGAGACAGCagccttcctcttcctcctcagGCGAAGAGCACCCGCCCATGGAGGCGCCAGAGCCGGAGGGAGGAGAGTAGTGGGCGAGGCCCCAGAGtaggaggatgaggaggagggaGCTGGCGTTGCTCATGGCGAAGAGCACACCTCGGAAGCCGTTGAACTTGCCGGCCGAGCCAACGCGGCGGCCCTCGAAGCGGACGAGGTCGCCGATGCGGGCGTCGACGAGGGCTTTGTTGTCCTCCTCAAGGCTAACGGCCTCCCGCCGGCAGCCGGAGATGCTTCGCATGACCTGTCGGCAGAGGGCGGGCGCGGAGGCGGAGGACCACCACCGGCCGTCGGTCATGAGCGGCAGGGCGGCCTCCACGGCGGCCTGGTATCCCTCGAGCCCCGAGGCCGCCGACTTGAGGACGTGGCAGGCGCTCCACAGCTTGGCGCTCTCGTCCATGTAGTCGTCCAGCCACTTGTCCCCAGCAGGCAGCCGCAGGCTCTGCACCAGCCGCACGAGCTCCCCGTGCAGCGACCGCAGCAGCCCCAGCGCCTCGTTCACCCATCTCGCGCTCATGAAGCAGTCGTCGTCGTCGTCCTCCCCCCCTCCCACTCCGCCGCCGCATCCCCTCCCCTTCGACGCTATGCTCTCCTCCAGATCCTCCATCCCTCTCCTCAGCTTCGCATAGAATCCACTGATCGACGCTTCcatcttcttccccttcttctctctctctccttttccagactcctcctccccttctctcCTCTTCCCTCGACTGTATTGGATTCGATCCTCTTCTCAGTCGCCTCGCTCTCTCCTCTATCTACAGAGGAAGACAGTCGGGATGGGGAGGATGGAGAGGCAGTGGGGTGGATGGGCTTCGGCTGCGGAGAGCTCGTAATTatagggagggaggaggagattGGATTGCGGGGAGGATTGGAGGAAAGAGCGTGCATGCATGGAAGTAATGATGAGTGTCGCCCATgggggaggagggagggagacgATTGAGAATCTTGGTATTGTTTTAAAAAGGAGAGGGAAGGAAACCCAGTTCTCTAATGAtggtttttctccttttcttctctctctctctctctgtctagatgggattttcctcctttttctttcctctttttctgtttcttcggTTTCTGGAAGGGAGGGGAAGGGATGACAGCGATGGTGGTGGTAGTGCTGCTGCTCCTGCTCCTGCTgccggtggtggtggtggtgaggTTCAAGATTTCTCAGGTTGGTGGACGAGGAAGGAATGATGGTAGTTTatggggaggagagagagaggcagagggTTTTTGACCGGCCGGAGTTTCGAAGAGAGATCATGGAGATTCTGGTTGGACGTCGGGCAGAGGGAAAAATTGATCGAGGGAAAAAGGAAGGTGGGGGAGAGAGGAATGTGGGGTTGGACGTCCTGGCTGGGGAAGATCAGAGGGGAAGGGGCGAGGgcttgttttttccttttgattctGCCTGCCTGCCTGCCGGAAACAATTAAATGTGTGCCGAGGGGTGAGGAGGGGACCCACCCCAAATCATGCCCCCGTTCTGTGGGGCCCTGCCCGAGCCTACTCTGCATCTCCACCGTCCATTGCTTGCGTTCAACGGTGAGAGATTCAGAGTTGTACATGCGTGTTGTAGGGTCGGATGAAGAATATATGCTCGAGTGTCTCTCCAGCCGGCCAGCCAGccaaagggaaagagagagagagaaggagaggctTCTGTACTTGGGTATTTGTAAAATTTCACAAAGTGGGGATTGACTGAAAGTGGGGTTTGTGATGGAATGTGTGTGAACGTAGCGCCTTTTTAGGCTTTTAGTtcgaagaagatgaagaaggagaggaagaagaaagaggaggaaggaggagaagaagggaaaagaaaatagttggaaaaaggaaaagttggtgTATCGGCATTATGAGGAAGatacatgatgatgatgatggtctTTTTGGTGTTTTTGGTGGTTGGTATTGCCACTCTGCCCCCCTTCTCAtccttcctcttcccctttctCTGTCTTTGTTCCTCTGAGATTCCATTCCATGTGAATTTCGAAATAATTTACAATAATTGCTCCTTTTTTGTAAATGGTGTTAATTTCTTGTCTCTGCCATCTTGTGAGGAGAGTGATGGGGATGGagctgtctccctctctctctcttccttcttctctgcTCTTTGAGTGGTTGCAGCCCTGCGCCTGGATTTTAGCTCAAGGACAGGAAAAGCCCTTTATTTCGGGGAAGGTTTCT
Coding sequences:
- the LOC116263225 gene encoding uncharacterized protein LOC116263225 — translated: MEASISGFYAKLRRGMEDLEESIASKGRGCGGGVGGGEDDDDDCFMSARWVNEALGLLRSLHGELVRLVQSLRLPAGDKWLDDYMDESAKLWSACHVLKSAASGLEGYQAAVEAALPLMTDGRWWSSASAPALCRQVMRSISGCRREAVSLEEDNKALVDARIGDLVRFEGRRVGSAGKFNGFRGVLFAMSNASSLLLILLLWGLAHYSPPSGSGASMGGCSSPEEEEEGCCLCFGSGLHRRAAAEIERIGGGGGARPPAILLYELRRSQAVMDDIWALLDLRAQGKADTAVSAVSEKVETLRECFGSFKAGLEAVVAQLDDFFDEIVEGRKKLLDICTRRQR